ccagagaATATGTCGCTCAGCAGTCCAAGGAGCATTAAACCACCGCGCTGGAAGAATACGCTCTTACCAAAACTGACCCGCTAAACGTGTTATCCAACCCGTCTCCGCACCTTCTCACTCAGGATGACACTAACCAGCTATGCACAGAGCCCCCAGCGCCGCCACATGTACTCTCCCAGGATGAGCCTGTTCAGCTACGTACTCGGCTAACCTTGGCATCACAACCATTTTCTCAAGATGAGCCTGGACAGCGATTCACAGAGCCAACAATGGCACCACATCACGACGAGGCAAGATGGCTACACGTAGAGTCTGCATCAGCACCTTATCTTCCCCCGCAAGGTGTTGATTCATATCTACGTGCAAATACCGTGCCAGGTAACTCTATTACAGCTCCACGGCCCATATCAGAGAATGGTCCCATTGCCAACCTCACCTATACGCCAGCGAACAGACTACCAGCTCATTGGCCACAACAATATGCCCCTATCACATCTCTCATTCCAAGAGATACACAAGGCCATCAGGGCGCATATACAGATACACCCAGATACCGGGGTCAATCACATCCTACCGTGTCCGATTACACACCCCAAAGCAACCAGCACGACCAGTAAGGTATCAACGACGTCAGATATTCCGCTCGTCGCGAGCTGGTCACTACAAGTATGACTCAATTCAACGACAAGCCTGCAATCTACAGAGCTTGGCGACTGTCCTTTCAAAACGCAGTGAGAGGACTCAATTCCACTCCCAGTGAGGAGATGGATCTACTGGTCAAGTGGCTCGGGAAAGAGTCGGAAGAGCATGCAAAGCGTATCAGGGATGTCAGTGTCAATCACCCCCAACAAGACCCCCAGATGACATGGGACAGACTGGACGCATGCTCCCCCTGAAGTAGTCGAAGAGGCTCTCTTCCAACGCAGCAACAATTTCCCAAAAATCACCAACAAAGACTGTGCAAAGCTCCATGAGCTCAGTGACCTCTTGATGGAATTAAGAGCAGCCAAGGCAGACGGAACCCTTCCAGGCCTTCAGTACCTAGACAAAGCCAGAGGAATAAGTCCCTTGGTTCAAAGGCAGCCCTTTAGCCTGCAAGAGAAGTGGCGGACTAACGGATTCAGCTACAAACAATGATATGGAGTTTCATTCCCCCCCTTCGGAATTTTCGTGGACTTCATCTTCCATCAGGCTAAAATCATGAATGACCCGAGCTTCAAGGCCATTAGCCAAACGGACATTCCTGAACCAAGCAAGAACACGAAAATGCACAGACAAAGGGAGATCTCAGTCCACAAGACGGACGTTGGTGCTGCAGAGCGCAGCGCTGGAGCCAAGAGCCCCGATCGCCAGTGCCCTATTCACAAAAAGCCCCACCTGTTAGGGAAATCTCGGGCTGTCCGGGAGAAATCCATAAAGGAGAGGAGAGTGTTCCTGAAAGAGCACAGAATCTGCTTTAAATGTTGCACATCTACTAAACACATGGCCCAGGACTGCAAGTATACAGCCACGTGTATTGAATGCGGGAGTGGGAAACATAACTCTGCACTTCACCCTGGATCAGTATCGCAGACCAAGGAGCCAACCCCCACTACAGAGCATGGCGGGGAGCTAGCCCCTACAGCTCCTTCGGAGGTCACAAGCAATTGCACCGATGTCTGCGGTGGCGATGAGAGCAACAGATCATGCTCTAAAATCTGCCTTGTCAGGATCTACCCTGTCAACCATCGTGAGAAAGCGACAAAGGTCTACACAGTCATCGATAAACACAGCAACAGATCCTTGGTTCGTTCCGAGTTCTTCGACACCTTCAATGTTCAAGGACCCCCTTCTCCATACTCTCTCCGCACATGCTCTGGAGTGACAGAAACCATGGGGAGAAGAGCTCCGAGCTCCCAAATCGAATCCATGGACGGCGAAGTTAGGCTTCTCCTACCAAGTCTTGtagaatgcaacaacatcccaAACAACAGATCCGAGATACCAAGTCCGAATACTGCATCCAACCACCCTCACCTGAAAGCAATTGCTCATCTCATCCCAGAACTTGAACAGAGCGCCCCCATAATGCTTCTCCTTGGGCGAGACATCATCACGGCCCATAAAGTCCGCAATCAGGTGAATGGTCCAAGAGATGCTCCATTCGCCCAGAAACTCGACCTTGGATGGGTGATCGTCGGAAATGTGTGTTTGGGAGGGGTTCACAAGCCTGACACCATAAACGCCCTGTATACTAGGACTACAGAGCAGAAACGCCCCTCCATCTTTGAACCCTGCCCGAACGTCCTTCAGGTGAAAGAGAGGTCCAGTCAATTCTAAGGCACCGATCATCCTAAGAGAAACTTACCTGCAACGGAGAAACCGACCAGCTGGGTTCTACAGTGTTTCAACAAACAAAGGATGATAATAAGGTGGCTCCCTCCATTGACGACCTCTCGTTCCTGAACGTCATGGAAAGCAAACCAGCGATGAAACAGCATTTCCTCACCTTCATGGAGTAGGTCTTTCGGAACAAACATGCAGAAGTGGCCCCACCTCTGAAGGAGGACGAAGAGCAGTGGCAGCACGTGTCTACAGAACTGAATCCTGCAGATATCGCCACGAGGTCCGTTACTGCTGCACGTCTCTCAGACTCCAGCTGGCTGTCTGGACCTGCGTTCCTGAAACAGCCCCATAAGGTCCAGCCTGAAGAAAACTCCTTCGAGCTGGTGAATCCTTCATCAGATCCAGACATCCATCCCCTCGTGTCGACTATGAGCACAACCATGTCGAGCAAACAACTCAGGTCTCAGCGCTTCTCCAAGTTTTCAAGTTGGACATTGTTGACCCACACCATAGCTCGCCTAACCCATTTTGCTCGTTGTTTCCAGATTAATTCTACAACCGAAGCCAGTGGCTGCAAAGGTTGGCATCACTGCCACGCAACAATCTCAATCAACGAACTCTCTCAGTCTAAAAGAACCATCATCCGGGCAGTTCAAGAGGAGATCTACCCTCACGAGTACGCCTGTCCGCGAAAGGAGAAACTTTCTAAAGACAGCCCTCTCAAAACCTTAGATTCCTTCATCGACGCTGATGGTCTGCTGAGGGTCGGAGGTCGTGTCAGAGAAGCGCAGCTCCAGCAAGAGGAGAAAACCCCTCTCATCATACCTGGCAAACATCACATAGTAACGCTCTTGGTTCGACACCACCATGAGAAGACCAAACATCAGGGACGACTGTTCACTGAGGGCGCTGTGCGGGCTACCGGTTTCTGGATAATTGGCGGCAAAAGGCGTGTGAGcactgttgcgttttgttcaagatgtccgtcgttgagcaaagaaaacaaagatgtggagtaatagttggttctttatttgcaagatcttggaTTGCTTCACGGTAGTCAGTACAagtgcacttcagcagatgagaaCAACGtcagactccagatcagaaggttttatactgtccacaagcaggaatacggaaggggaggggaaaagaaggaaaaacataaCCTCGTAAGAATGTCTTGttatctactgaatgttttgtatcaATGTGTCATGACGTTAATGAGCTCTGCCTTATGTGTAATGGAAAAGTTACTAAGCTGTGTGTGCCGTGTTTGTGCtctgatggagcaactatgtttgtataaattaatataaaattAACATAAAACATttagacattgctgttgctccctTTTTAGCAGCCTGATCCACGGGTGTGTCACATGTCGCAAACTGCGTGGCACCCCCCAAACACAGGAGATGGCCGACCTTCCGGCAGACCGCCTCTACCGAACCTCCATTCACGAACGTGGGCATCGATGTGTTCGGACCATGGACCATATCATCACGCCGTACGAGAGGTGGCCTCGCTCACAGTAAGCGGTGGGCAGTGTTATTTATGTGCATGAGTGTACGAGCTGTCCACATCGAAGTCATTGAGTCCTTAGAGACCTCCAGCTTCATAAACGCCCTCCGGCGTTTCCTTGCCGTCAGGGGCCCTGTGAAGCTCATCTGTTCCGATCGAGGAACCAACTTTGTCGGCGCTTGTAAGGAGTTGAAGATCCCCTCGAACGTCGACAACGCTGCGGTCGAGAAGTTCCTCCTGGACCAAGGATGTGCATGGAAGTTCAACGTTCCACACGCCTCTCACATGGGCGATTCGTGGGAGAGGATGTTTGGAGTAGCACGAAAGATCCTGGACTCAATGTTCCTCCAGCTTGGAACTTTGAGACTCATCCACGAAGCACTCTCCACACTGAGGGCGGAGGTGGCTGCGATCATCAACGCCAGACCTCTGATTCCAGTGTCTACTGACCCGGACGATCCTTTCATTCTTACTCCAGCAACCCTCCTCACCCAGAAGGTGAGTGTACCTTCAGCCCCAGTCGGTGACTGGATCAAAGACCTCCACAAGTCCCAGTGGCGTCAAGTCCAACACCTGGCCCAAACGTTCTGGGATAGATGGAAGAAGCAATACCTCGCATCACTTCAGCAGCGACAGAAGTGGCAGGCTCCCACCCCAGACATCCAGCCTGGGAGCATTGTCCTTCTCAAAGGTAATCAGCTCTTGAGAAACGAGTGGCCTCTGGGACTGATTACTCAGGTCTTCCCCAGCAACGATGGCATGGTACGTAAAGTCGAGGTCAAGGTCTCCAAGACGGGCGGGACAAAACTGTACCAGCGTCCCATCTCCGAGACGGTCCTCCTTCTTTCCCCTGATAAGAAACAGTAAGAACTGTATAATGGACCTTTAAGGTTGTGGCAAAATGCCTTTCAtgtctttgtagtctgtgatcagTGTTAAGCAAGAGTAAGTCACTTGACTAGAATCAGGAAGTAAGCGCAGGTTTCAGCACAGTGTTTAAAGAGAACGTTGCTTGTTTTATTCTCTGCTGCAGTTCGGCAAAACTACTACCTACATTTTGTGTTATACAAGGCATCGTTGGTATGTATCTTTGTTTAAGTTATTGTGGATCGAAAAAGATCTTTTGAGTTCTGAAATGATAGTTTTTCTGTGATGTTAGACGATAGGATAGAAGCAtgattgagatttcatattgatttaattcatttagttcGTATGACTGCTTATACAATGTGGTTTGTATTCTCCCAGTTTCACCTTTTCCCTTGTTATTAAGCCTGGAGTCAACCTTCAACCTGGCCTTCAGAGTCTTGATGAGTGAAAGTGGTTGAGCTTACTGTCTTCGGCTATTTAACATATTAACATATAttaacagggagtgaggggcagacaggacttatatacatgacaggtaacgagaggcaggtgggaataatcacactgatcatgggcacacaggaggggaggggcgagcacacagacagaaaccaagacaacagacacatagtggagcagttggggacgagacgtgacaggatAAACTGTATAAATTCAAGCTTAGGCTGTAACAGATGGCCAGAGAGCAGCTGCGCCGGGACGTGACCCCAGGACATACAGCTTGACATACTGTACATCTCGCCGCACGCAAACACGCAGACTTGCCGAACCCCTGGCCGTGCAGCTCTATCCCGAGAGGAAATTGAATTGAAGAGTTGACCCCGCCTGACACAAGGCAAGCACCATTGATTTTTATTAAAACACAAAGCATCAATACTGAGATTGCTTTTGTGCTACGCGGCGTCCGCGTGGCGTCCGTTTGGCCGGCGAAAGGCACAAAGTCACCGTGGCCCCCCTCGCTCTTAAAATACTTCAGACGTGACAGGAGAGAAGGTATTTCCATAACATCGGCTGAGGGGATTTAGTGATACGaaaacattgaaaataaaattttgtTTTGGGCTCCACCACATCATTTATACTCTGATAAAGCAGAAACTGACATTAATTGTAGAGCTGCATTCGGTGTACTTGAGGTAAATGCTTTTTCAAATCGTTAGCCAGCATTACTTGCATTAGGATTCCAATCACACGCTTTCGTGACATCATTGCCGCGTTAAACTGTTTTGACCGGTAGCTGGAGGAATGACACACTTTGGGTTTaataaggtgaaaacaagtacaAAATAGTACACGTTAAATATGTCAGGTCACTCTCACATGCGCATCAATTCCGCTGTATTGACACTATGGCGATGCAATTCATTTTGCGGCTACATCTCGAAAGTATAAAGTTTCTGGACAATATTACCAATAAAAATAAAGTACTTGGGAATATGATTAGAAGAATGTAATTATAGCGCATTGTATTATTTCTTTACGGTCTAAACATAACACTGGATGTGATGTTATCTATGCTAATTGTTAGCAAGTCTGTGTTAGCATTTTTTGCATTAAGATGTGAAAAAACGATGTGTGTAAAGTGTGGGAAAAAAACGATACTTTTACGTTTCACCCCTTGAATGCGGGTCAAAACCGAATTGTACCACACTTGGAGTTCACCTTGGATCCAGTGTGTGAAGACTGAATCAATACATTTGGCTTTGACTTCAAAACAAGACCATCCAACTTAACACAGCTAGCATGCCACCATTTCTCCTCTGCTTCCACGCTCATATTTCCTGCGATAGCAAGCGTGAAAATGGGCGTCATAAatccaaagattttttttttctaattcattATAACAGAATCAGGACCACATCAACGTGTGGTATGTAAATAAAACAACACGCCATCAGCAAGGCTTGGCCAAATGCCACTACTACATCGTAATGACTCCACGGGGGACTTTTTAGGGGACTGCGTTAACGCTCGGATTAGGTGTGTTGctgagatgtgtgtgtgcgcgcgtgtgtctcCTCCTTCCCCCACGCTGACACGCCTTCACTTCATAATGTGATATTTCATCTGATGCAGAGCCAATGCACCACTATGACATCACGCAACTCAAGTGTTTATCAAAGGTGAGGGCGCTCGGAAAGAGGCTAAAATGGAGCCTCGCGCGCAGCGGCGCGCCACATCTGCACTTTGATACACAAACACGATGCCCGTATTTGGTCGTTCACACGCGGCGAACATCTCGACCCGTGATGGATTGGGTGCACTCCCACCTTGACAGACGAGCGATGGATGTGCTGGAGCTGAGGAGATGAAGGAGGGTGCGAGGGGGGGATGGCTGCGGTACTCTTGATGCCAGGGAGGATTTTAAATGGGGGCCAAGCAGATCATTTTCTCGTCAGCAACACATGTCATTTGCAAATGGGCCTTCAAAAGATGTGTGCGTCTCATGACATACCCTAAAATACCAAAATGTATGCtcaaaaattgacaaaattgGGAAATAACTCACTATGACAGCTACAAGACAAGACAGCCCCAAAGACACTGCGTACAAGCGGCCCTCGCACTACCTGTCGTTCCAGCCGCTAAACGGTCGTGTTAGCGCCGCGTCAAAAATGATTTGTGTTTTCCAACTGCAAGCGTGTCGTGCGTGCAAACCGCCAATTACGTTGGCCCCCTAATTACGCACTTGAAGACGTAATTAGGCCCGCAAAGAGATATTGCTCGCCGCAGCCAGGCGGGAGAAGGTTCACACATACGCATTCATCTTAATTAGCCTTTATATTTGAATTGTGTACACATAACATAGATGGGAGAGGTGGGTGGTTGGGGGGCTAACAGCTTGTATTCTCGTCAAGATAACAGAAAGCCAATCGGCAGAAACAGACAAGAGCCTGTTATGACAATTAGGTagcatattgtaaaaaaaaaaaaaaatcccctttttagtttttttttttttaagaagacaCCATTTTGTTTCAACTGTGGTtgactctttaaaaaaaaaaaaaaaaaaagtcaattctcAAGGGGTGATATTTTCGGCGATTCGTTAACGGCCGCCTTCTGCGTATGCAATCAACACAAACACGGTAGGAGTGAAGACAAGTAGTCACTAGAGAAGAGGGCACGAGATTTCCTCACGTTGTCAAAGTCATTTCCTCCATTCCGACCACAAATACGCCAATTCAATCAAACTTAAAGGACCTGCACACACTGGGCCGACTGCGCCTCAGCATCCAATTCTGGTATTAGCGCTTCCCTCTGTGTCATACACACACAGGCGTGCACACACTCCACCTAAAAGGTCAATAAATGTGATCAAAGCAGTGATGTGACGCCCTGGGAAATCACACGCACGCGCGTACACACAGTAAGAAGGCGTGCAAACAAGCCCGACGATCGCTACCTGGACGGGCCTCGGAGGCACGTCGCTACAAGAGGCGTGAGACACCAGCCTTCATCTGAACCTTgagatgtgagtgtgtgtgtcagtgagtgtgtgtgtcagtgtgtgtgtgtgtgtgtgtgtgcgtgtgtgtgcgtgtgtgtgtgtgtgtgtgcgtgtgtgtgtgcgtgtgcgtgtgcgtgtgcatgtgtgtgtgtgtgtgtgtgtgtgtgtgtgtgtgtgtgtgtgtgtgtgtgtgtgtgtgtgtgtgtgtgtgtctgtagcgGCCCTCTCACTCTGCTTAAGAATCCAGTCACATCTCTTGCTAGCAGGCAGGCAGTAAGGCGCTTTCACGCAGGCaggtttgctttgctttgctctaAGTCGCCTTTCTTTCTCTGCGTGAGCCTGAGTGTGTGCTGTGTCCGTGTCTTCCGGTGTGTGCATGAAACCTGccgctttttgttgttgttgtttctttcatttctgtttttttgcgtcatttgtttgttttctctcaGCAGCACTGACAAACCCACTTAGGCTCTTCCTCCTGATCTGTTGGCTCTGGGCTGGCGGCCTCCCTGCACAAGCTAGcgagcacacgcgcacacacacagagcgcCTTAGCTGCTAGCTGATGTGTGACGGCCTGCCACTCAAAGCCAGTTCCGTTGAGCCGTGGCACAAAGGAGTAGGACAGATGACTGGATGAGGGAGGATGAGGTGCAGAGGAGAAGggctgggggtgtgatgggggtGAAGGGTATCAGTGTCTTTCTGCTGGCTGGCTGCTAGCTGTCGCTCTTTGGCTGTCTCCTTATATCTTTACTCCTCATTCTCCCCCAAGTGGCTGCTTTTGCAGCTGAACGCCATCCCTAACCCACCACTCAACTGCCAACCATCTTTTCCACAGAGCCCACTGCATCCACtgtgttgccccccccccccacacacacaccccgagATGGGTTTTCTTGTATCTGACCAAGTGTCACTTCCTTTTAGACTTTTCATACACGACATGccaaatcaagaaaaaaaaaatagagaaggCAAGAGACTGTTGACAGTTTTTACTCATGCTCTCTTAAAACGCTCTGATACCATGACACCGATACTAGCTTGTCATATGCTGTACAACTTGTAATATAGTTTTCTGTCCTGCTCAGTTTCAAACTGACGACTATGGAAATACATAAAATGGTGGATGTCCTCAACTGTTGCCTTGTCTTTCTATATGTACAGTATGATGTCATTCTGTTAATGTAATTGAGGCTATCTACACACTATAAACAAAAGCAATATCAGGATTGCCCAATTTGAACAATAGAGTCGAGCGAATCGTAAATCGAACCGTATTGCCATGACGCCAACGTGATCAAAACTAGGACTGCAAGCTACAGTGCGACTATCCGAGTTCCATTCATCAAGTAATAAGACAAAATGACTTCCAGGGAAAGCTAACCTAAATCATGTCTGTGATGATTCACTGTCAAGTTATCATGAGTCTATGAATCAATCATGTCCAAAGAGCATCAGCCTAGTGGTGCTGCCATCAAGTGGCTGAAGACGGTACCGCGGGGAAGACAGAGCAACAAGGCAAGAACAAGTGAGTTTGagatggaggaggagaaggagcttGTTCAGCAATATGGATCCAAAGCTGGAGGTTATTGAAGACAAATAATTCTCCATCAGCATCGAGGCGGCTGCCGATAGTGCTGATTCATCACTAGCCCCAGACACTATAAAGATGTCTGACTCTTTATCATCATCACCTTCtctgattcaagattcaagagttttttattcgccatgtt
This genomic stretch from Syngnathus scovelli strain Florida chromosome 20, RoL_Ssco_1.2, whole genome shotgun sequence harbors:
- the LOC125990052 gene encoding uncharacterized protein, with protein sequence MNDPSFKAISQTDIPEPSKNTKMHRQREISVHKTDVGAAERSAGAKSPDRQCPIHKKPHLLGKSRAVREKSIKERRVFLKEHRICFKCCTSTKHMAQDCKYTATCIECGSGKHNSALHPGSVSQTKEPTPTTEHGGELAPTAPSEVTSNCTDVCGGDESNRSCSKICLVRIYPVNHREKATKVYTVIDKHSNRSLVRSEFFDTFNVQGPPSPYSLRTCSGVTETMGRRAPSSQIESMDGEVRLLLPSLVECNNIPNNRSEIPSPNTASNHPHLKAIAHLIPELEQSAPIMLLLGRDIITAHKVRNQVNGPRDAPFAQKLDLGWVIVGNVCLGGVHKPDTINALYTRTTEQKRPSIFEPCPNVLQVKERSSQF
- the LOC137839548 gene encoding uncharacterized protein, translated to MSSKQLRSQRFSKFSIQEEIYPHEYACPRKEKLSKDSPLKTLDSFIDADGLLRVGGRVREAQLQQEEKTPLIIPGKHHIKTKMWSNSWFFICKILDCFTVVSTSALQQMRTTSDSRSEGFILSTSRNTEGEGKRRKNITSSLIHGCVTCRKLRGTPQTQEMADLPADRLYRTSIHERGHRCVRTMDHIITPYERWPRSQGPVKLICSDRGTNFVGACKELKIPSNVDNAAVEKFLLDQGCAWKFNVPHASHMGDSWERMFGVARKILDSMFLQLGTLRLIHEALSTLRAEVAAIINARPLIPVSTDPDDPFILTPATLLTQKVSVPSAPVGDWIKDLHKSQWRQVQHLAQTFWDRWKKQYLASLQQRQKWQAPTPDIQPGSIVLLKGNQLLRNEWPLGLITQVFPSNDGMVRKVEVKVSKTGGTKLYQRPISETVLLLSPDKKQ